The window ggaaggcacagggtgatctctgctggccttctctccagtcctctgggttccaacaactttccccagggtgatttctttctgcacctccaaaggcctgggctgagctgcgagtgctgagatgaggtatgctgagctgcttgggctgtactacgttgcgctctctcatttcagcaccagtcaactaagtcaaacatcattcattgcagcaggcatgcctcctagccgactgcagatgtaataaacaACAGATgggattcacatgccattggctcatgtccacagccacagaactaggtgccttcacctggccaagttgaaaactgaatctgactaccacatgTCCAttaatgtcttttgcccatttattaattgagtttgatttttttgttgttgagtcgtagaatctctatattttctctatatatttctatatatttttgatctttccccattgaggatgatgtaaCATCCAAACAAGCTTTGGTCGAAGATCAGAAACAAAacgaggatgcccactgtcaccattgttattcaatactgtgttgtaagttctagccagagcaattaaacaagaaaaagaaataaaaggcagccaaattagaaaggaactattaatattccctttatcatgttgaggaagtttccttcagttcctaTTCTtgtaagtgttttcatcaagaaaggatgttaaattttgttggtttttacCTCTTAAATGCCTTCCTTTTTTATCCCCACATCTTAAGGGCCATGGTGCAGTTCTATCCTTTCTTACCTGTAATTGTGATCTAACTAGTTACTCTGCCTCTAATATTACAAATAGGTAATCAGTGATCTTTCTGTAATATAAatatgattattttcatttcttggtATAAAGCATATCCTTGGCTCCCTGTTGCCttcagagaaaaaacaaacaaacaaacagaaagaaaaggctCTAGCCACTTTGTACTTAGGAAATTTTACCTTATGAACTTTTTTACATACCAGAACAAATGTGCATCAACTCTGTTTACTACTAACAGATGATGTTTGCTGTTGTACATGATCCTTTTAATTTACTGCTATTTTTATGCTTGTTCTTGAGAGGTTTATAAATACCAATCATTCCATCAAAATCAATAGGTGCAAAAGCAAAGAGTACTGAAAATTCTGGAAGAAGAGGCATATACTTAAGGGGACAAACAAGTAAACTTTACATAGTATACTCATTGTTTTCTTGTACAGTGCCATTTTGGACACATGTTCAAATTCATTTAATGGAAATCATTCAGAAATGAACATCTTGAAAGGGGATGACCCCTGAAATACCCAGTCCTCTGTAATCAAGTCATGGCTTTCTTTATCCGTCTCATTTTCCCCCATGTTTCCAGTAGGTATACCCTGTGCTCCAGCATGCCAAAATCATACCTTATTCTCTTAGTGCCttagtttattcttttaatgccttcatcccttcttctctcttcctaTTCTGGGCCAGGTCCTCTCCTAAGCTTCTTTGTACTCTGAATACTTCTTTCTGTCATAAATTATAATAGTAAGCATAATTCTTCACTTATCCTGTCCAAGACTGACTTATTGAAGATAGGAactcttgtcttttatttctttctctcattgtTAGTACAGTGGTTGGCACAGAGTGATTCAGGGATACACTGATGAATAAATATGAAGATATGACTAATGTCATTAATGTGATATTAAAGCTAGGCTGAAATATGCTAAATATTATaaccttttggttttgttgctaACTTAATGTGGTAATTACATGACCTATGTACTTAAACACGAAGCATGGCTTTATAATGCTGCAGAATTATATACTGTCACTTGTTTTTCAAACTTAGTATGGTTTGTCAatccattattttataaaagctTACTACTAGATATTCTCTACTAATGTCCTGCCCATCATTTCAAAATAGCTGAATAATTGTCTATGCCTATTAGCATATAGGCATAAAAATCGTtctgatttttctctgttttcttatatttaaaagtttttctaGAATTTCAAGAGACACTTGAATATTagactgtacaaatataaagagaaattaatttttctattcctttagATACACCTAAGCAAGATAACCAAGTAAATGATTACAGAAGAGAGAATGATAAACTGGGAGCTAACAGGTAAAACAAATTTGattttcaagttcatttattttcttctttattgattttaatCCCATTTTAAGCCTTTTCCCAAATGTCTTTACTATGGGATATTCCATAAGTTTCCCCTCTTTACCAGACATTGTTTTTTCAGAATCATCATTTCTGATTATGGGCAAAATTTTATTTACCTAAATATTGAGTTTCATGGGGGATTAtctaatttttgaaggaaaaacatATGGAAAGTATCTAATGCAAGTTTGGGcctatttacttttttgtgtctgtgaaatttttttgtaagctctctgactttgactAAATTCAAGAGTTtctttggagataatctagtctGATAGTTTTCAGACTGTATTCTGCAGTGCCCTCTAGTGCTGTTAATGAGTCTGAACCTGTGCAGCTTCAGCCCCTTCCCACTTTAACCTGAGTGGTTGATTTTTTTATCTGTACTAAATATTGGGATTTTTCATGCCATTGATAGAGttccatgcttaaaaaaaaatcaggtgacTTCTGATTTAACCTAATCTTAGAATGTAACaggtgaaaaataatgaaacctgCTTAGTTTGTTGTAACCACTTTCCAGAGTTTTCTTATTATCTTTATTACCTGTTTTGTCTGTTATCCCATTTTGACTTTTTGTATAAGCAAAATCTCTAAATGTATATAGTCCACCACGGgattatatttttgtgtgtgtgtgtgtttaatagaGATTAAGCATTGTTAAGTAGCAATCAGAGACATTTTGAACAGATTcccctgttattttattttattattttatttttttctgattgctgttgGGTCTAAATAGGTTTCTTTCAATTTGACTGCCCCAAGTAGATGAAGGAcagatgtgcaaataaaatactTAGTTAAGTTCTAAAAGAAAAGTCTAAATTTTAAGTGAATTGAAATATTCTTCTATCTGTAtactctttttttgaaaaatatttttattgagatatcttcatgctaTATACTCTTAATAAGTTAATAAGTTTAAATGCCATAACAAGAGTTACAACTTTTATGTAAAAACGAACTATTGGCAATTTCCTCTCCAGTAATTTTCTGGTTGTCAGAACATCAGAATTAATTGTGGAAgaattatgtttttattcttcTATCTGAATATGATGTCAGTTTTTGAGCAcctaaagaaaaatgtgaaatgttTGTTGAAGACCTAATACTTGAGTTACTGGTTTTGCTCATTTTACACCCTTATCactgtggccttttttttttttaacagtgtgcTAGAGAATAGTCACTGCCTCCCAGTGTCAGTTATATTTTTAGTTTGTCTTCCCTTGacatagcaatttttttttttttttttttttttttttttttttttgcaatggcaggcactaggaatcaaacccaggtttctggcatggcaggcaagaactctgtctgctgagccaccatggcccgcctatGCATAGCAATTTAAATGTTTTGATTAAGGTATCTTGTTAGACTAGAGGTTAATGGGGGCAATAAACTAATAAtaaatcagattttatttatgAACTCTATTGAGCCTCAAGATTTTTtcttgaaatggaattttgaacTAGATTTGCTGTCAGAAATTTACAGGAGACAGACAGCCCCTAAGAATTTAGTTCAAATGAAGTTCTCTCAATATAGGAAAAAATGATGTATTAAATATACTTTGATTTCTACATCTTTACTCTTTCCAAGCTCCTGaatccttttattattttctgacaCTTTAACTATATGTTTGGGATATTGAGGGGAAGTAGGGGAAAACTTTTGATGTCAAGGGTTGAATGGAACCTAAAAAGATTATTCTTAACACCAAAACAGGAGATCTGTGAAGAGTTGAATTACTGGGATGTGGATATTATCTTGTTGCCCAgaatttttcattgtaaaagtttttataataaaatgtttcatCAGTAATGCGTAATATAGATAGGTTGTACTTTAATTAAAGAATgtaacaccttttttttttacatgtggtTCAGCAATAACATTTAAGTATTTTGCTTGCAATGACATCATCTTACATAGGTAATGATGTAGTTCATTGGAAAATTCATATGGGGATATGATGAATACAGTGGTTCaattaaaagacatgaaaaaatgtactttttaatgTTATTAGCTCTTTCACATGCAGTTGTCATTCACAGTTACCAAAATATTTATGGAGTCAGCTCCATAAATCTGATGGCTGGGTTTGAACAAGTTTTAGCTCATGGAGGCTGTATCATATTACAACCAGGATTCAGTGATTGGTGATACCCTTGGAGTACACTGTGGACACTATCCTTCTTTGCAGTGTTTTGGGGAAGGGTTCCCTGATATTTCTAGTAGTGATAATGCAGTTGTCCTCGATTTTCTTTCACTGCACTTCAGCTACATCTGTGTGACTTAGTTTCGGAAACAGTGCAATGTATGTTTCAGTTTTGGAAACAGTGCAATGTATGTTTCAGTCACTTCTTAGGTAACACCGTTGACATGCAAGTTTCACTTAGTACATTGTCAGTCAACTACGTGACAGTTTCAGAAACAGTCTGTAGGCTCTAGGAGAGGatccttctttgcttcttcctAGTTTCTGGCAGCTACTGGCAATTCTTTGTGTTTCTTGGCTTGTGGTAGCATAACTCCAATcactgcctctgtcttcacatatATGGTTTCCCTCtttgtctctgtgtccaaattttcctttcttataaggacagTAGTTAGTTGGATTAGGAACTACCCTAAATCATTAACCTCATCTaaactaattatatctgcaaaacCCTGTTTcaaaataagatcacattcacaggtaccaaGGGTTATGCCTTCAACGTATCTTTTGGGGAAACACCGTTCAACCTACAACATCCTTTAATCAAAATTTTGAATGTTCATCAGCAAAAATTAAATtgactaaaaaaatttttttaatgtaatgggTCAGTGAAATGTTCATAATTTGGGAGGTTGATACACAGATTGGGCTGAAGTACTGCTCTAATTGTCACCATACCTCCCTAGAATAAACTGCCTTTTGATGACCGGGACGAATTGAGTGAAATCGTAACGGACAGATACGGGGCAGACAGTTTCTTTAAATTATGCAGATATATCAagtgaatggaattctttcctaCTTTAATTtggattcatcttttttttccttttagccctGCTTCTTCCCTGTTACAGTCAGCTTCATTATCCGATAGAAACAGTGTTACACTACTTGAAAAGgtgcattttaaaacaattttcaaatcTGATTATATTAAATTATGATAAAGTATTACTTATTTTTTGATATCAtagtttaattaaatttaatttctatttttacactATCCAGTATTTGCATATTATGTATTCATTTCTATTTATACATTCTCTATTGTTTTAGTGGAAATATTGCAATTATTTAATTTTGCCAGTGAACATATAATTTCGTAAGATTAATAAACTTTCATATGTTCATAATAACCCATGAACCTCTAATGAATCTTTAAGATCAGCCATAATTATTAATGTCTTCAGCATAAAGTGTTGTTAGCATCATATGTCTTGTCTTCTTCAGGACATGAAGAATGAAgatgtgaagaaaaatgaaacagtttCTACGAAAACACCAGAATTTGACATGGAAGTCTCTCCATTATTAGATATTGTAATGAATACAGAAAGTAGTGCCTTTAGGGGGTCTCTGTCAACCACAAGTGATCCATTCCAAAAAGAGCAAGATCATCTGGTAGAAGAGGTTAGGAAAAAGACTGTATAATATGTGtattaaattcattattttctcaTTGGTGTTGGGCATAAATGAAGTATGGTTAATTATTGATTAAGTGGGATAATTTGGGAGAAGGAGgtcagaaataataaaaatcatagtAAAGTAAAATTGGTTCTCCCCCAAATTAGAACTGTTTCTATGAGTAGTAGTACTTATTTAATATAAACCTATTTAGTTAAGATAACATTCATAGCTTAGAATCTATTTCCCATTCTAtacatatccaaaatataaaataatatatatgtgttcTTTCTACAATTAAGCTATTACAAAACTTGTTGGATAAATGTACCCAAAAATTATATTCTATTAATATTCTCTATCACTGTGGTCTGTTTATTAGCTgagcttttcttatttttagtatTGTTCAGTGACAATATAATACCATTGTATCAGTCGGTAAAAGGTTTGTCCTCTTTGCTCACTAAATGTTTCAAAAGTGATTAAATGCATCATTGTTCAGGAACTTGATTTCCCTAACCAGCCCTGTCCCTTGCCACTATTATACTTTTGACTGGTAAGTGATCACATAATATTACTAAGTATTGTAGAATGCAGTTTACGAGATTAATACTCTAGTCGTTCtctaatgttatttttattatgctTCCCACAACACCCCTTAACATTGTTTGAATTTCGTTAAGCAGTGAGATAAACAGTTACTTTCTATTTCTgatacaatgaaagaaaaatttggcTTAGTACATTTTTAATTCAGGTACTGGAGTTCCCTCCTTTATCCCAGTCCATATCAAACTAAGTAAACATTGTCCAAataagagaactggatatcagtcattttttcttctttgtaacaTGCAGAGGTTGGACCAATTTCACAGTCTCTCAGAATTCTACCTCTAAAGTTCTATTGTTTCTCGTTATCGGTGGATCAACTCTTCACTAAAGACAAGGTGGTCAGTCAgtccttttttctcctttaattgtGGAAGGAAAGACATGTTTCCTTGTTAAAAGAATTTAAGTTAGCACTGGAATGGAGGAGATAGAAAAGCATAGTTCTGAAATCTCATAAAGCTCAAAAAAgtaaagtgaaattaattttctttcatgttaTTTGTGACAAGGACTATTTAGTGTTTGAATTCCACGTAGCCTGTTTTCTTAGGGGAGGGTAAAGAGGGAGCTAATCTGATCATGGTTTCAGGAAGCTTACTTTTTTAGAGCTCTCAGAGGGCAGAGATTTCAATttgcatgtttttgttttctagttttattAACATTTAGTTAACATAGAGTGGTATTTTCATACTGTACACTTTTCTCCATTTTAGAATGCCTTATTCTCTAATTTATATCTGCTAATGAGATTTCTGGCAAAGAAGTATGCTGTCAGAAGGTATTCTATTTGTAAATAAAGGTGTTATTGTGGAAACGGATTCGAATTAAAAATAATCTGATTTCTTTAAAACTAATCATTTTAGTGGATATAGAGTTGTCAGGTTCAGAGATGTGGTAGATAGCCGCTTAAGGCACTGTGTAGTTAGAACTGCCCCTAAATCTGTTCTCGCCGTTATGGTAGCCAATGAAGACAAGAAGGAGGAACAGTTTTGTGTTCCATTTCACCTTACAGGGTACTGTTCCTAAAATCAGGGTTGCACATTGATAATGCATAGAGAATCTGTAGAGTATGTACATTATTGAGCTCTTTTTTGTGCCGTCTGCTATGGGAGTGGCTGGCAGTGAAGTGCTTATTCTTATATTTtcccatagtttctgtttcttgtcagatttcagatgttccgtccttcagttttgaaatcctatgttgttctgtctctcgaaatctaccattgtaggtttccattgtttttttcatctcttctactgtgtctttcatttccataagttctgtgatttgttttttcagactttcagtttcttctttttgttctttccttgccttctttatatcctccctcaattcattgatttggtttttgatgaggttttccatgtctattagtaaattctgaattaattgtttcagctcctgtatgtcatttgaattgttggtttgttcctttgactgggccatatcttcaattttcctagtgtaatttgttattttttgctggtgtctaggcatttaattaccttaattagtttattctggagattgctttcacttcttttatctagggttttcttgctggatgaatttgttgtctatctgttctttggcattctgttcagctttatctggacctttagcttaagttttgtttaacagagaagaatttttcagttcttgttttcttgtttcttgccctgcttgggtggtgccttccccccacacacacttaggagggtctacttagatattatataccccagcagattttcccagaccaaactggcctcctatcaggaggaaagagtcacctgcgttggttttccctgagggtgagacccagcaggttgaaagactttcctgtgaagtctctggactctgtttttcttatcctgccctgtgtgtggcacttgtctgactgcaggtcccaccagcataagatgatggggtacctttaactttggcagactctccctgctgggggcatggtggagacagaggagaggttgtaggctggttttaatgggttcaaattaccaagccctggtgtctgaattccttgatggagggattccacctgagttgggcttcacccctcccctggggaaggcacaggctccagagaagcccccaaaagagctcacttctgcctatgcctggggcatttgcagcctgaaaaggcctgccgctgtatccagaggcagtcaagcctttgtagatacacagccacaaaaacctctgtttccttcttttttttttcccctttttctgtcagtcctgcccccttggcactggggcaaaaatgagcaacctctgctttgatcaggttcacctaagctgggggcctatttttagtagtcagaatttgttaattagttccacaattggcgtttgattgtgcccagtccctgcagctggtaaagtcctttcctttcccctctgggaagcggcctgttggggaggggcgctggccgctgcagctttgggaactcacggttctgggggttgcttgtagccggtccagctggtccagactggcgtacgctgtgtgtctggtcactgacgtggccccaggagctgttctgtattgtttctggttatttagtagttgttctggaggacgaactaaaatatgcacgttgttaagctgccatcttgacctggaggTCTCCCAAAACTCCGTGCTTATTCTTTATCAGGGCTTTTGTTTCATTCTGCCAACTGGCttgataatttttgttttactttttcttttctgttttaggtTGCCAAGGCAGTTTTATCTGATTCACCTCAGCGTTctaaaggaaaagaagtaaaactagaGGAATTGATTGACTCTTTGGTTTCTAACCCATTCTTAGCAAGGAACCAAATTCCCCGAACTCCAGAAAATTTGAGTAAGTTAATAATGCGTTctatcctttattttctttcttagacATTACATTACCACTGTTAGGACCACTGTATGATCAGTTGGAGATAGATTTATCTGTCTAATAACTCTTCTGGAAacccatttaaaaacttttttctagTATGTTGACATTTTCTCTATGAATTTTGCATAGTCTTTGCAactcttgtaagtttgaaattatttcaaaataaaatgttcaggggaaaaaaaaagaaactcttctgtatcttttgatttgGTTATCAGTGGCTTTATTTGTTCTGATGTATGGGACTTTTATTGAAGTATTTTAAGTGTGAGTATGCTGATTTAGAAGGCAGCCCTACAACCTGAACCCCAAAAGCAatattattttatggttttagtacACTTTAGTATATTGAGGTATAATTGGCCCTGATGCtgtacaattttgtttttttatttggctcttttctggaaaatattttatttgatcacttaaaaatatcttctccCTCCAGATATGATCTGTGATAACATTTTTGGAATATAGAGGCtatttctctcagccaacaactAACATCAGCCAAAAACTATATGTGCATAGATCTTTTCCACCCCCCACCAACCTCTCCCAATGCTATTTCCCCTATAACCTACAATTTATGTAGGAAAAGTTCTCATGTTGGTGTCCTAATACAGTtagatttgttttaatataattatatttaatcacTCCTGGCTGggtaattaaatataatttctaatTTGCTGCTGGAAATGACAAAGTTAAATTGGTTCATTTCAATTTGAACCTAGCCATAGCCACAGACTATGTATGGCCTCTGGATCAAATCTGGCCTGCTCTGtatgtttttctaaataaaattttattgaaacataACCTCACCATTTGTTGACAttttgtctatggctgctttcatccTATGATGGCAGAGTTCCAGTAGTTGAAACAGAATGGATTGTCTGCAAAGCCAAAagtatatttattatctggccctttacagaaaaagtttgctgaattTGGCCTGGATGGACTAGAATATATCTTTTTAATACATGTCCATTTGTATGTACTGTTTGAAAGTATATTCACATTTCAGGAATAGTTTTTGATGTGTATACTTGTGTATGATCAGTTGGAGatagagctttttttttgttttatattttttgtattttttatttttatttttttctctatattatcattttatttctttttctgttgttttgctatttctttttctaaatcgatgcaaatgtactgagatAGAGCTTTTTGATGTTGTTGGGGTTTGTCATATTATGGAGCCTTGTCATCCACTGCTGTATTTATATTGAATACATGCCAAGTTAGTAGCCTTACTTTCAGCtctagaaataaaatacttacatGTTCTATATTTGGGAATATTAGTAAATTGTGTGCTTTTTTTCACCCTAAATTAGTAAGTGAAATTAGGAGCTCATGGAGAAAAGCTATTAAAATAGAAGATGACAGAAGATCAGAACTGATTCGGATGGATACTGAACATGGAGAAGTTTTGCCAGAATCCTTACCTGTGTTGCATAATCAAACAGAATTTAGCATGACCAGTTTTCTCTCAACACCTCCTATATCAGATTCTAGACAGTCTCATTTGCCTGAAGAGACACTTGTCTCACATGATCTCAAGTGTGTGCCTCAAAAATATGTGATGACCAGTTACATAGATGAACCACCAACACAGAATCAGTcagatttgttaaataaaataatttgcaagCAAGATTTGGAATGTACAGCTTTACAGACCAAAACAGAGACAGTCTCCCCTGCTGTAGACAATAAGATCAATGTGATGGGTGACAGTGAAGAGGAGCATGTTGAAATATCAGACTACTTGCAAGCTTCTTATAAAGAACCTTCCTTGCATAAAACTGTGTTATGGAACTCTTTTCAAGTATCAAGTGGAATTAGTTCTAAAAGTTTCCAGGATATTGATTTTGGCATATTACATGAAACACTTCCAGAAGAAGTTGGTCACCTAAGTCTTAATAGCTCTGATAATACAGAGGCCAATTTTGAATTGGAACCAAATAGTCCTGTGTACAGTGGAGATGTGGAAGAACGGCAAACTACTCCAAATTCAGACTTCAGGTTGCAGGCTATTTGCAATAGATATGAGGCTCTGAAAAAATCtctttccaagaaaaagaaagaatcttcTCTTTCTTATCCTGAAACACTTGAAAAACATGAACCAGAATTGAGCCTTACTCCCAATAACATGCAAACAAATGATATGTTTAGATTTTTGGAAACTCATGATTTGCACATTGACTCTACAAAACCATCTTTACGTATGTCCCTTGGGGAAAGAAAACAGTCTCTTTCACCACTAATTAAATTTTCTCCAGTGGAGCAAAGATTGAGTGCTACAATACCATGTAGTCTTGGAGAATATCTACCTAATTTAAAAGGTAAGGTTTGATTAGAACTGTGCATATTCACCTGTTGAAGTTTTCTCTTAGTTTTTCATAAAAATAGTACACAATGAATGTTGCGTGAGCCTTGTTAATGTGGAAAACTGTGCTCCTTATTCTTTCATCTAGGATGAGAAAAGAGATTTTTATGGATACTTTTAGTATCTAGAGATGTGTGTATAGTTTACAATTAGGATGGGATGGGgtagaaacaaaaccaaaaacctgaAATCTGTTGCTTTTATAATTGAGACTACTAAAAGTAAATCTTGTCAAAATATTCTTGGCTTCTGGAAggtggtttttaaaaagttgagaaatcttattttaaatatcacttaTGTACTAATATCTGTGATTTGCTTTGAAATAATTGGGGGGTGTGTGAGGAGTAGAAACAAAATAGTATTGGTTAGCATGAATAATTGAAGCTGAGTGATGGATACATGGGGTTAATTATACTATTCTCTTTACTTTTGTATATGTTGGAGAATGTTCACTATAAATG of the Tamandua tetradactyla isolate mTamTet1 chromosome 2, mTamTet1.pri, whole genome shotgun sequence genome contains:
- the HAUS6 gene encoding HAUS augmin-like complex subunit 6 isoform X2; the encoded protein is MFDKLNRDAFHIVSYFLFQTLDQSLTKEVFKFCWPPYDQKSDAEFRKHCCEWLKKISAECGSSFPQVVGSLFLYPGGPKFIHLMYHFAKFVAIKYIKANSKNSSTRFTEASNVKPHDLHKCIARFHVARNRFLQILQREDCVIQKYQENALMSVKQVRDLRLECAGLQDEIKKMEPCDDQSNIQEKIQKVRSLWTSVNETLMFLEKERDIVSSVLSLVNQYTLDGTNVAINIPRLLPDRIEKQMCQLHIGNVYEAGKLNLLTVIQLLNEVLEIMKYERCQADQAKLTIDLHYLEKETKFQRERLSDLKHMRNKIKEDLATIRHSIVEKQGEWDMKWKEFLGLSPFTLIKCWTPAVDLLPPMSPLSFDPASEEVYARSIIFQYPASLPDTPKQDNQVNDYRRENDKLGANSPASSLLQSASLSDRNSVTLLEKDMKNEDVKKNETVSTKTPEFDMEVSPLLDIVMNTESSAFRGSLSTTSDPFQKEQDHLVEEVAKAVLSDSPQRSKGKEVKLEELIDSLVSNPFLARNQIPRTPENLISEIRSSWRKAIKIEDDRRSELIRMDTEHGEVLPESLPVLHNQTEFSMTSFLSTPPISDSRQSHLPEETLVSHDLKCVPQKYVMTSYIDEPPTQNQSDLLNKIICKQDLECTALQTKTETVSPAVDNKINVMGDSEEEHVEISDYLQASYKEPSLHKTVLWNSFQVSSGISSKSFQDIDFGILHETLPEEVGHLSLNSSDNTEANFELEPNSPVYSGDVEERQTTPNSDFRLQAICNRYEALKKSLSKKKKESSLSYPETLEKHEPELSLTPNNMQTNDMFRFLETHDLHIDSTKPSLRMSLGERKQSLSPLIKFSPVEQRLSATIPCSLGEYLPNLKEEEILNKSRDAKESPPDLKR
- the HAUS6 gene encoding HAUS augmin-like complex subunit 6 isoform X1, with protein sequence MSLAGVPSFEKEHLCMYLQALGFEPRPATVACGKIVSHAHLGVNMFDKLNRDAFHIVSYFLFQTLDQSLTKEVFKFCWPPYDQKSDAEFRKHCCEWLKKISAECGSSFPQVVGSLFLYPGGPKFIHLMYHFAKFVAIKYIKANSKNSSTRFTEASNVKPHDLHKCIARFHVARNRFLQILQREDCVIQKYQENALMSVKQVRDLRLECAGLQDEIKKMEPCDDQSNIQEKIQKVRSLWTSVNETLMFLEKERDIVSSVLSLVNQYTLDGTNVAINIPRLLPDRIEKQMCQLHIGNVYEAGKLNLLTVIQLLNEVLEIMKYERCQADQAKLTIDLHYLEKETKFQRERLSDLKHMRNKIKEDLATIRHSIVEKQGEWDMKWKEFLGLSPFTLIKCWTPAVDLLPPMSPLSFDPASEEVYARSIIFQYPASLPDTPKQDNQVNDYRRENDKLGANSPASSLLQSASLSDRNSVTLLEKDMKNEDVKKNETVSTKTPEFDMEVSPLLDIVMNTESSAFRGSLSTTSDPFQKEQDHLVEEVAKAVLSDSPQRSKGKEVKLEELIDSLVSNPFLARNQIPRTPENLISEIRSSWRKAIKIEDDRRSELIRMDTEHGEVLPESLPVLHNQTEFSMTSFLSTPPISDSRQSHLPEETLVSHDLKCVPQKYVMTSYIDEPPTQNQSDLLNKIICKQDLECTALQTKTETVSPAVDNKINVMGDSEEEHVEISDYLQASYKEPSLHKTVLWNSFQVSSGISSKSFQDIDFGILHETLPEEVGHLSLNSSDNTEANFELEPNSPVYSGDVEERQTTPNSDFRLQAICNRYEALKKSLSKKKKESSLSYPETLEKHEPELSLTPNNMQTNDMFRFLETHDLHIDSTKPSLRMSLGERKQSLSPLIKFSPVEQRLSATIPCSLGEYLPNLKEEEILNKSRDAKESPPDLKR